The following coding sequences lie in one Xyrauchen texanus isolate HMW12.3.18 chromosome 25, RBS_HiC_50CHRs, whole genome shotgun sequence genomic window:
- the LOC127618866 gene encoding heme transporter hrg1-B: protein MGPNRIYISVGYATFGMLVGFSAFVVWNVVYKQPWTAAMGGLSGVLALWALVTHIMYIQDFWRTWLKGLKFFMFVSSVFSLLAVAAFATFIALAVIEKQALSDPKSYYLSAVWSFMTLKWAFLLGLYSYRYRQEFADISILSDF from the exons ATGGGTCCGAACAGGATCTATATAAGTGTAGGCTATGCCACATTCGGCATGTTGGTTGGTTTTTCGGCGTTTGTCGTTTGGAATGTGGTGTATAAACAGCCGTGGACGGCGGCGATGGGCGGATTATCGG GGGTTTTGGCACTCTGGGCCTTGGTCACCCACATTATGTACATTCAGGACTTCTGGCGCACATGGCTGAAGGGACTCAAGTTCTTCATGTTTGTCAGTTCTGTCTTCTCCCTCCTGGCAGTTGCTGCTTTCGCCACCTTCATAGCTCTAGCTGTTATAGAAAAGCAGG CATTATCTGACCCCAAAAGCTACTATCTGTCAGCTGTGTGGAGCTTCATGACTCTTAAATGGGCCTTTCTGCTTGGCCTGTACTCCTACCGGTATCGCCAGGAGTTTGCTGATATCAGTATCCTCAGTGACTTTTGA